From the genome of Haloterrigena sp. KLK7, one region includes:
- a CDS encoding serine hydrolase domain-containing protein — protein sequence MDRRHVLATLGTVGATLATGASTSAAARGSDDRSERDWGNGKDDRDDAESAVLKTGTDRIEATFDRQLEQELHHGAQLAVYRDGEFVVDTAGGITGPDGDETTTETRHVLFSCTKPYAAACVHLLAEWGELDYDDRVIEHWPDYAEEGTQKAKTTIRHVLSHQAGVPAVEIDGQAGKWADPDAIAAGMEAAEPVYEPGTEPNYHTLSFGWLVGEIVRKVSGRRIDRFAREELFEPLGMENTSIGLPEGEEVDVATLVGFEPYDQITPPSSGVQSGSNQDTADSFNSDFVQQQAIIPAANGIGTASDMLRFYACLLNDGKLEGTRLFSPETIDEWTSLQAETADDMSRDVSGRFAMGFFLGGVIQSNLGVTAPPTAFGHAGLGSSVGWADPENDIAFAYVTNGIRERTEQDFRVGMMGDTVRHELSNQTSHPGRGRSWGRWW from the coding sequence ATGGATCGACGACATGTGCTTGCGACGCTCGGTACGGTGGGGGCGACGCTTGCTACCGGTGCGTCGACGAGTGCAGCAGCGAGGGGAAGCGATGATCGATCCGAACGGGATTGGGGCAACGGGAAGGACGACCGCGACGACGCGGAGTCTGCGGTCCTGAAGACGGGAACTGACCGAATCGAGGCGACCTTCGATCGGCAACTCGAACAGGAGCTCCATCACGGTGCGCAGCTGGCGGTCTACCGCGACGGGGAGTTCGTGGTCGATACGGCCGGCGGAATCACCGGTCCGGACGGAGACGAAACGACAACGGAGACGCGTCACGTCCTGTTCTCGTGTACGAAACCGTACGCCGCGGCCTGTGTCCACCTGCTGGCCGAGTGGGGAGAGCTCGACTACGACGACCGCGTCATCGAGCACTGGCCCGACTACGCCGAGGAGGGGACGCAGAAGGCGAAGACGACGATCCGACACGTGCTCTCGCACCAGGCGGGCGTTCCGGCCGTCGAAATCGACGGACAGGCCGGGAAGTGGGCCGATCCGGACGCGATCGCCGCGGGAATGGAGGCGGCCGAACCGGTCTACGAGCCGGGAACGGAGCCGAACTACCACACGCTCAGCTTCGGCTGGCTGGTCGGCGAGATCGTCCGGAAGGTCTCCGGCCGACGGATCGACCGGTTCGCACGCGAGGAGCTCTTCGAACCGCTCGGAATGGAGAACACCAGCATCGGTCTCCCCGAAGGCGAGGAGGTCGACGTCGCCACGCTGGTCGGGTTCGAACCCTACGACCAGATCACGCCGCCCAGTTCGGGCGTCCAGTCCGGATCGAATCAGGACACCGCCGATAGTTTCAACAGCGACTTCGTCCAGCAGCAGGCGATCATCCCGGCGGCCAACGGGATCGGGACGGCCAGCGACATGCTCCGGTTCTACGCCTGTCTGCTGAACGACGGGAAGCTCGAGGGAACGCGTCTGTTCTCGCCCGAGACGATCGACGAGTGGACGTCGCTGCAGGCCGAGACCGCCGACGACATGAGCCGGGACGTCTCCGGTCGGTTCGCGATGGGCTTCTTCCTCGGCGGAGTCATCCAGAGCAACCTCGGCGTCACCGCGCCCCCGACCGCGTTCGGTCACGCCGGACTCGGCAGCAGCGTCGGCTGGGCCGACCCCGAGAACGACATCGCCTTCGCGTACGTCACGAACGGCATCCGCGAACGCACCGAACAGGACTTTCGCGTCGGGATGATGGGCGACACCGTCCGTCACGAACTCAGCAACCAGACGTCACACCCGGGTCGCGGTCGCTCCTGGGGCCGCTGGTGGTAA
- a CDS encoding bifunctional methylenetetrahydrofolate dehydrogenase/methenyltetrahydrofolate cyclohydrolase, with protein sequence MTEIIDGDAVASEIRDDLTDAIETLADAGARPGLATVLMGDDPASQTYVNMKQRDCEEVGIESYHVDVDGDASPEMLYDEIADLNANDDVHGYIVQAPVPDHVDYREVIRRVDPAKDVDGFHPENVGRLVAGDARFRPCTPHGVQKLLEAADVDTEGKDVTIVGRSDIVGKPLANLLIQKADDGNATVTVCHSRTDDLAEKTRSADIVVAAAGAPELVDGSMIGEDAVVIDVGVNRVDADTEKGYELVGDVEFESAKERASAITPVPGGVGPMTRAMLLYNTVKAASLQEDVDVDLP encoded by the coding sequence ATGACCGAGATTATCGACGGCGACGCCGTCGCGAGCGAGATCCGAGACGACCTGACGGACGCGATCGAGACGCTCGCCGACGCCGGCGCGCGACCGGGGCTGGCGACCGTGCTGATGGGCGACGACCCCGCGAGTCAGACCTACGTCAACATGAAGCAACGCGACTGCGAGGAGGTCGGCATCGAGAGCTACCACGTCGACGTCGACGGGGACGCGTCTCCCGAGATGCTGTACGACGAAATCGCCGATCTCAACGCGAACGACGACGTCCACGGCTACATCGTCCAGGCGCCCGTTCCGGACCACGTCGACTACCGCGAGGTCATCCGCCGGGTCGACCCCGCCAAGGACGTCGACGGCTTCCACCCCGAGAACGTCGGCCGACTCGTCGCCGGTGACGCCCGGTTCCGCCCCTGTACCCCCCACGGCGTCCAGAAATTACTCGAGGCCGCCGACGTCGACACCGAAGGGAAGGACGTGACGATCGTCGGCCGCTCGGACATCGTCGGCAAGCCGCTGGCCAACCTGTTGATCCAGAAGGCCGACGACGGCAACGCGACGGTGACGGTCTGTCACTCCCGAACGGACGACCTCGCGGAAAAGACTCGCAGCGCCGATATCGTCGTCGCCGCCGCCGGCGCGCCGGAGCTCGTCGACGGCTCGATGATCGGCGAGGACGCGGTCGTGATCGACGTCGGCGTCAACCGCGTCGACGCGGACACCGAGAAAGGGTACGAACTCGTCGGCGACGTCGAGTTCGAGAGCGCGAAGGAGCGAGCGAGCGCGATCACGCCCGTCCCTGGCGGCGTCGGCCCGATGACGCGCGCAATGTTGCTGTATAACACGGTCAAGGCCGCGAGCCTGCAGGAAGACGTCGACGTCGACCTGCCCTGA
- a CDS encoding PqqD family protein — MSEHGPTAIPSRAVDWTETTVEGDSRATLTWTKSPRNRLDRFLFDLFGTSRERTLTLDAVGTTVWRHCDGDHTVAEIAAIVADEHDEERVEPVDETLAHFLMQLEERGLIRFDEGANGQ, encoded by the coding sequence ATGAGCGAGCACGGACCGACCGCGATTCCGAGCCGGGCCGTCGACTGGACGGAGACGACCGTCGAGGGCGACTCGAGGGCCACGCTCACCTGGACGAAATCGCCGCGAAACCGACTCGATCGGTTCCTGTTCGACCTCTTCGGCACGAGCCGAGAGCGGACGCTCACGCTCGACGCCGTCGGGACGACCGTCTGGCGCCACTGCGACGGCGACCACACCGTCGCCGAAATCGCGGCGATCGTCGCCGACGAACACGACGAGGAACGGGTCGAACCCGTCGACGAGACGCTCGCGCACTTCCTCATGCAACTCGAGGAACGCGGTCTGATCCGGTTCGACGAAGGGGCCAACGGCCAGTGA
- a CDS encoding OPT family oligopeptide transporter, which translates to MAHGPSEKRSEASGSRTAREGATDGPSPYVPAGKSVAELTIKAVAIGLALNVVMLTANMYLGMRSGMTISASIPAAVISMGIFYGLRRVGIGGTILENNIVQTMTSAGEALAAGVIFTIAGVTFLDQPIDIVSTAIVAILGGLLGVLFMIPMRRYLIVDKHEELPYPEGTACADVLEAGSRGDEGVKLISFGFLVSFVYMWLASGMAAFRTTIQTAFSAGETDGFAIGGDFTPALIGVGYIIGPRIAGYVFGGGLIAWMMLIPLLITGGFVPESAADATLMAQAEAVWDEYIRYVGAGAMIVGGFYAILSMRGTIVDALGTAAAEVRNSGAAATEDRKRTQRDLPMRVVVVGAVLIALALVAVPQVQVGLLGGFIAVIAAFLFVAVSAYLVGVVGSSSNPVSGMAVATILIAALALRSTGVTDPVVVLVTASVVAIAAAVAGDTSQDLKTGYLLGATPRNQQLAQVIGITLSALFAGWVLYFFHQAYGIGSETIPAPQAGMMALISEGVLTGTAQWGMILIGAVFACVLILMDVPVLPFAVGIYLPITLATPIFLGGLLRGGIDRYVSRRDDEDGTLADHATARGRIVAAGLITGEAIMGIVIGALYITGTGNADGAPFPLGLGGETQTILGGVALVALVALFAASVLWNAPGTAEADAVDR; encoded by the coding sequence ATGGCACACGGACCATCGGAGAAACGATCGGAGGCGAGCGGCAGTCGCACAGCGCGCGAAGGGGCGACGGACGGACCGTCCCCGTACGTTCCCGCGGGAAAGAGCGTCGCCGAGCTCACGATCAAGGCGGTCGCGATCGGGCTCGCGCTCAACGTGGTGATGTTGACCGCGAACATGTACCTCGGGATGCGTTCGGGGATGACGATCAGCGCCTCGATCCCGGCCGCCGTCATCAGCATGGGGATCTTCTACGGCCTTCGTCGGGTCGGCATCGGCGGCACGATCCTCGAGAACAATATCGTCCAGACGATGACCTCCGCGGGCGAGGCGCTGGCGGCCGGCGTCATCTTTACGATCGCCGGCGTCACGTTCCTCGATCAACCGATCGACATCGTCAGCACCGCGATCGTCGCGATTCTGGGCGGCCTGCTCGGGGTCCTCTTTATGATCCCGATGCGCCGGTACCTCATCGTCGACAAACACGAGGAACTCCCCTATCCGGAGGGGACCGCGTGTGCCGACGTGCTCGAGGCCGGATCGCGCGGCGACGAGGGCGTGAAGCTCATCTCGTTCGGGTTCCTCGTGAGCTTCGTCTATATGTGGCTGGCCAGCGGGATGGCCGCCTTCCGAACGACGATCCAGACGGCGTTCTCGGCGGGCGAGACCGACGGGTTCGCCATCGGCGGCGACTTCACGCCCGCCCTGATCGGCGTCGGCTACATCATCGGCCCGCGGATCGCCGGCTACGTCTTCGGCGGCGGGCTGATCGCCTGGATGATGCTGATCCCGCTGCTCATCACGGGCGGATTCGTCCCGGAGTCGGCCGCCGACGCGACGCTGATGGCCCAGGCCGAGGCGGTCTGGGACGAGTACATCCGCTACGTCGGCGCGGGCGCCATGATCGTCGGCGGCTTCTACGCGATCCTCTCGATGCGCGGGACGATCGTGGACGCGCTCGGCACCGCCGCCGCGGAAGTGCGTAACTCCGGGGCGGCCGCCACCGAGGATCGGAAACGCACTCAGCGCGACCTCCCGATGCGGGTCGTCGTCGTCGGGGCCGTCCTGATCGCGCTCGCGCTGGTCGCCGTCCCGCAGGTCCAGGTCGGCCTGTTGGGCGGATTCATCGCCGTGATCGCCGCGTTCCTCTTCGTCGCCGTCTCGGCGTACCTGGTCGGGGTCGTCGGCAGCTCCTCGAACCCGGTCTCCGGGATGGCCGTGGCGACGATCCTGATCGCCGCGCTGGCGCTGCGATCGACCGGCGTCACCGACCCCGTCGTGGTGTTGGTGACGGCCTCGGTCGTGGCGATCGCCGCGGCGGTCGCGGGCGACACCTCGCAGGACCTCAAGACGGGCTACCTCCTCGGAGCGACGCCCCGGAACCAGCAGCTCGCGCAGGTGATCGGGATCACCCTGTCGGCGCTGTTCGCGGGTTGGGTTCTGTACTTCTTCCATCAGGCCTACGGCATCGGAAGCGAGACCATCCCCGCGCCACAGGCCGGGATGATGGCGCTGATCTCCGAGGGCGTCCTCACGGGCACCGCGCAGTGGGGCATGATCCTCATCGGCGCCGTCTTCGCGTGCGTCCTGATCCTCATGGACGTCCCCGTCCTGCCGTTCGCGGTCGGGATCTACCTCCCGATCACGCTCGCGACGCCGATCTTCCTCGGCGGACTGCTCCGCGGGGGGATCGACCGGTACGTCTCCCGACGGGACGACGAGGACGGAACGCTCGCCGACCACGCGACCGCTCGAGGCCGGATCGTCGCGGCCGGACTCATTACCGGCGAGGCGATCATGGGGATCGTCATCGGCGCGCTCTACATCACCGGTACCGGGAACGCCGACGGCGCGCCGTTCCCACTCGGACTCGGCGGCGAGACGCAGACGATCCTCGGCGGCGTCGCGCTCGTCGCGCTCGTCGCCCTCTTCGCCGCCAGCGTGCTCTGGAACGCGCCCGGCACCGCCGAGGCCGACGCGGTCGACAGATGA
- a CDS encoding TFIIB-type zinc ribbon-containing protein, with protein sequence MKIRGERECKECGTRWSYYETGSVGCPACGSLHSVGVDDRTEHTDLRVGFDLTAVRNAIDDQPIDDLADRAREECREYVRRRGFVNAGTLRELDDDYLAANELLHVADVVRRDIDLGEREELYFLSLLRDADDGGRPPAAEVPPSLRAARGLAAANAVRDYRRDVRTWADDRDLTAAERGALETLGEHVTRIRMLDGDVDPRTADRLVEAARDLANGLRGDELAFTRAQDRLEDLEFGTGAEDGRFGD encoded by the coding sequence ATGAAGATCAGGGGCGAGCGCGAGTGCAAGGAGTGTGGGACGCGGTGGTCGTACTACGAGACCGGCAGCGTCGGCTGTCCCGCCTGCGGGAGCCTCCACAGCGTCGGCGTCGACGACCGCACCGAACACACCGATCTACGGGTTGGGTTCGACCTCACGGCGGTCCGCAACGCCATCGACGACCAGCCGATCGACGACCTCGCCGATCGGGCCCGCGAGGAGTGTCGCGAGTACGTTCGGCGGCGCGGCTTCGTCAACGCGGGCACGCTCCGAGAGCTCGACGACGACTACCTGGCCGCGAACGAACTCCTCCACGTCGCCGACGTCGTCCGCCGGGATATCGACCTCGGGGAACGGGAGGAACTCTACTTCCTCTCGCTGCTCCGGGACGCGGACGACGGTGGGCGGCCGCCCGCCGCGGAGGTGCCGCCGAGCCTGCGAGCGGCCCGCGGCCTCGCCGCCGCGAACGCCGTCCGCGACTACCGCCGGGACGTCCGCACCTGGGCCGACGACCGCGACCTGACGGCCGCCGAGCGCGGCGCCCTCGAGACGCTCGGCGAACACGTCACCCGAATCCGGATGCTCGACGGCGACGTCGATCCTCGGACCGCCGACCGACTGGTCGAGGCCGCCCGCGACCTGGCGAACGGTCTGCGCGGCGACGAACTGGCGTTTACGCGCGCGCAGGACCGTCTCGAGGATCTCGAGTTCGGAACCGGGGCCGAGGACGGCCGGTTCGGGGACTGA
- a CDS encoding PadR family transcriptional regulator, with translation MYDLTGFQRDLLYVIAGEEEPHGLAIKEELENYYEKEIHHGRLYPNLDTLVDKGLVEKGRRDRRTNFYTLTRRGRRELEARRDWEEQYVDI, from the coding sequence ATGTACGACCTGACAGGATTCCAGCGGGACCTGCTGTACGTCATCGCTGGCGAGGAGGAGCCCCACGGACTGGCGATCAAAGAGGAACTCGAGAACTACTACGAGAAGGAGATTCATCACGGCCGACTCTACCCGAACCTCGATACCCTCGTCGACAAGGGGCTCGTCGAGAAGGGGCGGCGCGATCGTCGAACGAACTTCTACACGCTGACTCGGCGCGGCCGCCGCGAGCTCGAGGCCCGTCGCGACTGGGAAGAGCAGTACGTCGACATATAA
- a CDS encoding DUF4010 domain-containing protein, producing the protein MNEIALQIGDAPLDETVVRIALAGALGMFLGLEREWSQKSAGIRTFSLISLLGAVFTILVFESEVGETLLVLGGLLVIVQGVLLAVQGLLSEDDAGLSLTTSVSMLVAYGVGVLVAAGFIIEGVTVAVLSSLLLVLKRELHEFAWGLSHEEVRSSIEFAILAFVIYPVLPAEVTVDVGGIAIPLEPQVIWLMVVAVAGIGIANYAIVSTYGGRGIAVTGFFGGLASSTAVVGTMLDHVNQRPEAASYAVAAILLANAAMAARNLAIAVGFTVGSGSPVLLEAIVPLGAVILVAFAVAAWTADWDESGPIDLENPFSMKNALAFGAVFLVVLVFGSLAETWFGTLGFYATAVASGFVSSAGATTSAVVLYRGGQLGPAEATIAILLATVSSIVVKALLASTSSNDGFRNQVAAYSGLLLLGGAVATVTIVV; encoded by the coding sequence GTGAACGAGATCGCGTTGCAGATCGGCGATGCGCCGCTGGACGAGACGGTCGTTCGGATCGCGCTGGCCGGGGCCCTGGGGATGTTCCTCGGCCTCGAGCGCGAGTGGTCCCAGAAGTCGGCCGGGATCCGGACGTTCTCGCTGATCAGCCTCCTCGGGGCGGTCTTTACCATCCTGGTCTTCGAGAGCGAGGTCGGCGAGACCCTCCTGGTTCTCGGCGGCCTGCTCGTGATCGTGCAGGGCGTTCTGCTGGCGGTCCAAGGGCTGTTGAGCGAGGACGACGCCGGCCTCTCGCTGACCACCTCGGTCTCGATGCTCGTCGCCTACGGCGTCGGCGTGCTGGTCGCCGCCGGCTTCATCATCGAAGGGGTCACCGTCGCCGTCCTCTCGTCGCTCCTGCTGGTCTTAAAGCGCGAACTCCACGAGTTCGCGTGGGGGCTCTCCCACGAGGAGGTGCGCTCGTCGATCGAGTTCGCCATCCTCGCGTTCGTCATCTACCCGGTGTTGCCCGCCGAGGTGACCGTCGACGTCGGCGGCATCGCGATTCCGCTCGAGCCGCAGGTGATCTGGCTGATGGTCGTCGCGGTCGCCGGCATCGGTATCGCCAACTACGCGATCGTCTCGACGTACGGCGGCCGCGGCATCGCCGTGACCGGGTTCTTCGGCGGGCTGGCCTCGTCGACGGCCGTCGTCGGGACGATGCTCGACCACGTCAACCAGCGCCCCGAGGCCGCCTCGTACGCCGTCGCGGCGATCCTGTTGGCAAACGCCGCGATGGCCGCGCGCAACCTCGCCATCGCCGTCGGGTTCACCGTCGGCAGCGGGAGTCCCGTCCTCCTCGAGGCGATCGTCCCGCTGGGAGCGGTCATCCTGGTCGCGTTCGCCGTCGCCGCCTGGACCGCCGACTGGGACGAGTCCGGCCCGATCGACCTCGAGAACCCCTTCTCCATGAAGAACGCGCTCGCGTTCGGCGCCGTCTTCCTCGTCGTGCTCGTCTTCGGGTCGCTGGCCGAGACCTGGTTCGGGACGCTGGGCTTCTACGCCACCGCCGTCGCCAGCGGGTTCGTCTCGAGCGCCGGCGCGACCACCTCGGCGGTCGTCCTCTATCGCGGCGGCCAACTGGGGCCGGCGGAGGCGACGATCGCCATCCTGCTCGCGACGGTCTCGAGCATCGTCGTCAAGGCCCTGCTCGCGTCGACGTCCTCGAACGACGGCTTCCGCAATCAGGTCGCGGCCTACAGCGGCCTGTTGCTGCTCGGCGGCGCGGTCGCGACGGTCACGATTGTCGTCTGA
- a CDS encoding ester cyclase: protein MAETTPDPKGLAEEYAAIWNEQEFSRLSDVVADSFTFTSPTSGTIEGRENLEAYARETLEAFPDFEITVHEMLAGEDLVMAEGTLSGTHEGEFDGIPPTHETFEVRDMARFVVEGGKLQEERAFFDRHELFEQLGLLEE, encoded by the coding sequence ATGGCAGAAACGACACCGGATCCGAAAGGGCTCGCGGAAGAATACGCGGCGATCTGGAACGAGCAGGAGTTCTCGCGGCTGTCGGACGTCGTCGCCGACTCGTTCACGTTCACGTCGCCGACCAGCGGGACGATCGAGGGACGAGAGAACCTCGAAGCGTACGCGAGAGAGACCCTAGAGGCGTTTCCGGACTTCGAGATCACCGTTCACGAAATGCTCGCCGGAGAGGACCTCGTGATGGCGGAGGGGACGCTCTCGGGCACCCACGAGGGGGAGTTCGACGGGATCCCACCGACCCACGAGACGTTCGAAGTCCGAGACATGGCGCGGTTCGTCGTCGAAGGCGGGAAACTGCAGGAGGAGCGGGCGTTCTTCGACCGACACGAACTCTTCGAACAACTCGGTCTTCTCGAGGAGTGA
- a CDS encoding aminotransferase class III-fold pyridoxal phosphate-dependent enzyme, which produces MDRDTVEPQVGTIPDERARQWVDYHHEFAAPSTYVYEFVWDATAEAVGPFCTDVDGNVLLDFTSHVAAAPLGYNHPAIREKLEAFDLVDPLKIAGQDFYVSGGGSPDDPDFPGPTQLMDRLVAMTDHYDMDRVFLSNSGAEAVENAIKICYAAGGHRAFTFDGAFHGRTLGALSLNRSKAVHRRGYPEIPGVVSVPYPSTDAEYERRWRTDGPGGNVVADKLHPERGVIDPEEVAYLVLEPIQGEGGYRVAHPEFARDLEELRERYDLKIVADEIQSGIGRTGELWAVDHLDLTPDVITAGKGLRVGATISRSDVFPAEKSRLSSTWGAGDVIASLQGVLTIDTIHERNLLANARERGRQLRERLEDAIADGDAPGALEVRGRGLMLAVEFDTKERREAVIEAAFERGLLTLGCGHKTLRLLPPLSVTEREIDLGAKLLLEAVADAESRLE; this is translated from the coding sequence ATGGACCGCGATACGGTCGAACCGCAGGTCGGAACGATTCCCGACGAGCGCGCCAGGCAGTGGGTCGACTACCACCACGAGTTCGCCGCACCGAGCACGTACGTCTACGAGTTCGTCTGGGACGCGACCGCCGAAGCCGTCGGCCCGTTCTGTACCGACGTCGACGGCAACGTCCTGCTGGACTTCACGAGTCACGTCGCCGCGGCCCCGCTGGGGTACAACCACCCCGCGATCCGCGAGAAACTCGAGGCGTTCGACCTCGTCGATCCGCTGAAGATCGCCGGCCAGGACTTCTACGTCAGCGGCGGCGGCTCGCCCGACGATCCCGACTTTCCGGGCCCGACGCAGCTGATGGACCGGTTGGTCGCGATGACCGACCACTACGACATGGATCGGGTCTTCCTGTCGAACTCCGGCGCCGAGGCCGTCGAGAACGCCATCAAGATCTGCTACGCCGCGGGCGGCCACCGCGCGTTCACCTTCGACGGCGCCTTCCACGGCCGCACGCTGGGCGCGCTCTCCCTGAATCGATCGAAGGCCGTCCACCGCCGGGGTTACCCCGAAATTCCGGGCGTCGTCAGCGTTCCCTATCCCTCGACCGACGCGGAGTACGAGCGCCGCTGGCGCACCGACGGCCCCGGCGGGAACGTCGTCGCGGACAAACTCCACCCCGAGCGCGGCGTGATCGACCCCGAGGAAGTCGCCTACCTCGTCCTCGAGCCGATCCAGGGCGAGGGCGGCTACCGGGTCGCCCACCCCGAGTTCGCCCGCGACCTCGAAGAACTGCGCGAGCGGTACGACCTGAAGATTGTCGCCGACGAGATCCAGTCCGGAATCGGGCGGACGGGCGAGCTGTGGGCAGTCGACCACCTCGATCTCACGCCGGACGTCATCACCGCCGGGAAGGGGCTGCGCGTCGGCGCGACGATCTCCCGGTCGGACGTGTTCCCCGCCGAGAAGAGCCGGCTCTCCTCGACGTGGGGCGCCGGCGACGTCATCGCCTCGCTGCAGGGCGTGCTGACGATCGATACCATCCACGAGCGGAATCTGCTGGCCAACGCCCGCGAGCGCGGCCGGCAGTTGCGGGAGCGACTCGAGGACGCCATCGCGGACGGCGACGCACCCGGCGCCCTCGAGGTCCGGGGGCGCGGACTGATGCTCGCCGTCGAGTTCGATACCAAGGAGCGCCGCGAGGCCGTCATCGAGGCGGCCTTCGAGCGCGGGCTACTCACGCTGGGCTGTGGCCACAAGACGCTGCGCCTGCTGCCGCCGCTTTCCGTCACCGAACGGGAGATCGATCTGGGGGCGAAACTGCTGCTCGAGGCGGTGGCGGACGCCGAGTCGCGACTCGAGTGA
- the purD gene encoding phosphoribosylamine--glycine ligase: MRENVLLIGGGGREHAIARALEDSEADLYACAGNRNPGIAEIATDFETLETTNPKAVVDYAEDVGATIAVIGPESPLEAGVADELEAAGVYAFGPKEEDARIETDKAFQRRFMEENDVPGCPDFETFDDMDAACDFIDDYDGDLAIKPAGLTGGKGVKVIGDQVTAEEGKEYIRESDYDRIVLEERLVGEEFTIQAFVANGAFETSPAVQDHKRAYEGDEGPNTGGMGSYSDATDELPFMTEEDYDEAVSIIEATVDALEDYRGILYGQFMLTSEGPKVVEFNARFGDPEAMNTLPVLETDFLDVLTAARDGEAPPGLDFASQATVCKYAVPEGYPTDPEAGAKVQVDEDSAGDALLFYASVDERDDGIYTTTSRAFALVGVADSIEEAEKIAEDALEVAGDEGLHVRHDIGKPDLVQQRIDHVNEIRGE, translated from the coding sequence ATGCGAGAGAACGTGCTCCTGATCGGCGGCGGTGGCCGCGAACACGCCATCGCTCGCGCGCTCGAGGACAGCGAGGCCGACCTCTACGCCTGCGCGGGGAACCGCAATCCGGGCATCGCGGAGATCGCGACCGACTTCGAGACGCTCGAGACGACCAATCCGAAGGCCGTCGTCGACTACGCCGAGGACGTCGGCGCGACGATCGCCGTCATCGGGCCCGAATCGCCGCTGGAAGCCGGCGTCGCGGACGAACTCGAGGCCGCGGGCGTCTACGCCTTCGGACCGAAGGAGGAGGACGCCCGGATCGAGACGGACAAGGCGTTCCAGCGGCGGTTCATGGAGGAGAACGACGTCCCGGGCTGTCCGGACTTCGAGACGTTCGACGACATGGACGCGGCCTGCGACTTCATCGACGACTACGACGGCGATCTGGCGATCAAGCCCGCCGGCCTCACCGGCGGGAAGGGCGTGAAGGTCATCGGCGATCAGGTGACCGCCGAGGAGGGCAAGGAGTACATCCGCGAGTCCGACTACGATCGGATTGTCCTCGAGGAACGACTGGTCGGCGAGGAGTTCACGATCCAGGCGTTCGTCGCCAACGGCGCGTTCGAGACCTCCCCCGCCGTGCAAGACCACAAGCGCGCCTACGAGGGCGACGAGGGCCCGAACACGGGCGGAATGGGCAGTTACTCCGACGCGACCGACGAACTGCCGTTCATGACCGAGGAGGACTACGACGAGGCCGTCTCGATCATCGAGGCCACCGTCGACGCCCTCGAGGACTATCGCGGGATCCTCTACGGCCAGTTCATGCTGACCAGCGAGGGGCCGAAGGTCGTCGAGTTCAACGCCCGCTTCGGCGACCCCGAGGCGATGAACACCCTGCCCGTCCTCGAGACGGACTTCCTCGACGTGCTCACCGCAGCTCGCGACGGCGAGGCGCCGCCGGGGCTCGACTTCGCCTCCCAGGCGACGGTCTGTAAGTACGCCGTGCCGGAGGGCTACCCGACGGACCCCGAGGCCGGCGCGAAGGTGCAAGTCGACGAGGACAGCGCCGGCGACGCCCTGCTGTTCTACGCCAGCGTGGACGAGCGCGACGACGGCATCTACACGACCACGTCGCGCGCGTTCGCCCTCGTGGGCGTCGCCGACTCGATCGAAGAGGCCGAGAAAATCGCGGAGGACGCCCTCGAGGTCGCGGGCGACGAGGGACTCCACGTGCGCCACGACATCGGCAAACCCGATCTCGTCCAGCAGCGAATCGATCACGTGAACGAGATCCGCGGGGAGTAA